One region of Baekduia soli genomic DNA includes:
- a CDS encoding proton-conducting transporter transmembrane domain-containing protein, whose translation MTEALVIAMLAVPVLAAAVLALPGARGVADRVNRAAAIVVAGLALAVAAPQVAAGGPTAGSWWVVDPAGAVFLAVIAVIGLLSALASPAHLAGGGRGFVAVRHAGGFYYAAFHLFWAALLAVAVVDNLAVAWLLIEATTAASALLVASSGRPSALEAGWKYLVLTTLGLGVALLGIIVLYAGLGRGHGALGTLDWPAIHDLAAGLDPGAGLLALVLILGGLATKIGWAPVHSWLPDAHSEAPPPVSAMLSAALLPTVMLVAWRVQLALQPATDGTSSALLLGFGLASLAVAVPFLWSALPLKRLLAYSSLEHMGVLALGMGFVSPLATAGVVVHVAGHALAKALGFYAAAPLLRADPGLSGRPARALASASPQGAVAVAVALLSLSGLPPSPLFFSELLILLGGLAAGQTAVVVAAALLLALGFLGLVHALIEGIVSERPAVSRHGRRPERGLVAVTAVVVVLLVALSGAAYLLPGSDVVGRLMGGVA comes from the coding sequence ATGACTGAGGCCCTGGTCATCGCGATGCTCGCCGTGCCGGTCCTGGCCGCCGCGGTGCTCGCCCTGCCCGGCGCGCGGGGCGTCGCCGACCGCGTCAACCGCGCCGCCGCGATCGTCGTGGCCGGCCTGGCCCTGGCCGTCGCGGCGCCCCAGGTCGCGGCCGGCGGCCCGACGGCCGGGAGCTGGTGGGTGGTCGACCCGGCCGGGGCGGTGTTCCTGGCCGTCATCGCGGTCATCGGCCTGCTCAGCGCGCTGGCGTCGCCGGCGCACCTGGCCGGCGGCGGGCGCGGGTTCGTGGCCGTCCGGCACGCCGGCGGCTTCTACTACGCGGCGTTCCACCTGTTCTGGGCCGCGCTGCTGGCCGTGGCGGTCGTCGACAACCTCGCCGTGGCCTGGCTGCTCATCGAGGCCACGACCGCGGCGTCTGCGCTGCTCGTGGCCTCCAGCGGCCGTCCGAGCGCCCTCGAGGCCGGCTGGAAGTACCTCGTGCTCACGACGCTGGGGCTGGGCGTCGCGCTGCTGGGGATCATCGTCCTGTACGCGGGCCTGGGCCGCGGCCACGGCGCGCTGGGCACCCTGGACTGGCCCGCGATCCACGACCTGGCCGCGGGGCTGGACCCCGGCGCCGGGCTGCTGGCGCTCGTGCTCATCCTCGGCGGCCTGGCGACGAAGATCGGCTGGGCGCCGGTGCACAGCTGGCTGCCCGACGCCCACAGCGAGGCGCCGCCGCCCGTCAGCGCGATGCTGTCGGCGGCGCTGCTGCCGACCGTCATGCTCGTGGCCTGGCGCGTGCAGCTCGCGCTGCAGCCGGCCACCGACGGCACCTCGTCGGCGCTGCTGCTCGGCTTCGGCCTGGCGTCGCTGGCCGTCGCGGTGCCCTTCCTGTGGAGCGCGCTGCCGCTCAAGCGCCTGCTGGCCTACTCGAGCCTGGAGCACATGGGCGTGCTCGCGCTGGGCATGGGCTTCGTGAGCCCGCTGGCGACGGCCGGCGTCGTCGTCCACGTCGCCGGCCACGCGCTGGCCAAGGCGCTGGGGTTCTACGCGGCCGCGCCGCTGCTGCGGGCCGACCCGGGCCTGTCGGGGCGCCCGGCGCGGGCGCTGGCGTCGGCCTCGCCGCAGGGCGCGGTCGCCGTGGCGGTCGCGCTGCTGTCGCTGAGCGGGCTGCCGCCGTCGCCGCTGTTCTTCAGCGAGCTGCTCATCCTGCTCGGCGGCCTGGCCGCGGGCCAGACCGCCGTGGTCGTGGCCGCCGCGCTGCTGCTGGCGCTCGGCTTCCTCGGCCTGGTGCACGCCCTCATCGAGGGCATCGTCTCCGAGCGCCCCGCCGTCTCGCGCCACGGGCGCCGGCCGGAGCGGGGCCTGGTCGCGGTCACCGCGGTCGTCGTGGTCCTGCTCGTCGCGCTCTCGGGCGCCGCGTACCTGCTGCCCGGCTCCGACGTCGTGGGCCGGCTCATGGGCGGCGTGGCGTGA
- a CDS encoding hydrogenase large subunit, translated as MTLAGPTAAPPRAGVTAREVAPGDWVTAVASGLAAGHAFAGLHALGGPAGPGVRLAMVRGAEHLLLTARAPGRRVASVAPVLPAAVWDEREAHDLHGWAFTGHEPMRPLADHGVPTAAWTPEVDGRDVHQMAVGPVHAGIIESGHFRFQVVGERILHVDLRLFYKHRGLEAAAEGLGHEQALAHVQRACAADAVANTVAYAQACEAALGLWPTPGLRRERTLLLELERLYNHLHDLSAVCAGVGFAPGAMLFGALKERAQRLNARLCGHRFLFGTIAVGRSGLAAGPMTGDELRGGLVDLAREVARAWHELQFAGSLQDRLEGTGLTAAADVLRLGAVGPAARAAGVAADARTAAPRLAYDGFAPAVPEAPTGDVAARVQVRAAELTATLGRLDTLLAQPPAGPAAAGREGDAGGLGAATVESPRGATTCVVELAGDAVARVHLRTGSYANWPLLALAVRGELLADFPLINKSFELCYACVDR; from the coding sequence GTGACGCTCGCCGGGCCCACGGCGGCGCCGCCGCGTGCGGGCGTGACCGCGCGCGAGGTGGCGCCGGGCGACTGGGTCACGGCCGTCGCCTCCGGGCTGGCCGCGGGCCACGCGTTCGCGGGGCTGCACGCCCTCGGCGGCCCCGCCGGGCCCGGCGTGCGCCTGGCGATGGTGCGCGGCGCCGAGCACCTCCTGCTCACCGCCCGCGCCCCCGGGCGGCGCGTCGCGTCGGTCGCCCCGGTGCTGCCGGCCGCCGTGTGGGACGAGCGCGAGGCCCACGACCTGCACGGCTGGGCGTTCACCGGGCACGAGCCCATGCGGCCGCTGGCCGACCACGGCGTGCCGACCGCCGCGTGGACGCCGGAGGTCGACGGGCGCGACGTCCACCAGATGGCCGTCGGGCCGGTGCACGCCGGGATCATCGAGTCCGGTCACTTCCGCTTCCAGGTCGTGGGGGAGCGGATCCTGCACGTCGACCTGCGGCTGTTCTACAAGCACCGCGGCCTGGAGGCCGCGGCCGAGGGCCTCGGCCACGAGCAGGCGCTCGCCCACGTCCAGCGAGCGTGCGCCGCCGACGCGGTGGCCAACACGGTGGCCTACGCCCAGGCCTGCGAGGCGGCCCTCGGCCTCTGGCCGACGCCCGGCCTGCGGCGGGAGCGCACGCTCCTGCTCGAGCTCGAGCGCCTCTACAACCACCTGCACGACCTCTCCGCGGTCTGTGCCGGGGTCGGCTTCGCACCCGGGGCGATGCTCTTCGGGGCGCTCAAGGAGCGCGCCCAGCGGCTCAACGCCCGCCTCTGCGGCCACCGGTTCCTCTTCGGCACGATCGCGGTCGGGCGCAGCGGGCTCGCCGCCGGGCCGATGACCGGCGACGAGCTCCGGGGCGGCCTGGTCGACCTGGCGCGCGAGGTCGCGCGGGCCTGGCACGAGCTGCAGTTCGCGGGCTCGCTGCAGGACCGGCTCGAGGGCACGGGGCTCACCGCGGCCGCCGACGTGCTGCGGCTGGGGGCGGTGGGCCCCGCGGCCCGCGCGGCGGGCGTCGCGGCCGATGCGCGCACCGCCGCGCCGCGCCTGGCCTACGACGGCTTCGCCCCCGCCGTCCCCGAGGCGCCCACCGGCGACGTCGCCGCGCGGGTCCAGGTGCGCGCGGCCGAGCTGACCGCCACGCTGGGGCGGCTCGACACGCTGCTGGCCCAGCCGCCGGCGGGCCCGGCGGCCGCCGGGCGCGAGGGCGACGCCGGCGGCCTCGGCGCCGCGACGGTCGAGAGCCCGCGCGGGGCGACGACGTGCGTCGTGGAGCTGGCCGGCGACGCGGTCGCCCGCGTGCACCTGCGCACGGGCTCCTACGCGAACTGGCCGCTGCTCGCGCTGGCGGTGCGCGGCGAGCTGCTGGCCGACTTCCCGCTCATCAACAAGAGCTTCGAGCTCTGCTACGCCTGCGTGGACCGCTGA
- a CDS encoding NADH-quinone oxidoreductase subunit B family protein — protein sequence MFVLLRHLQQLRRSAALPRTATRGSLALRHVDAGSCNGCEHELGAVTGVYYDLQQYGLDVVASPRHADVLLVTGAVTTRMAGPLQAAYAAMPEPRLVAALGDCALGRGVLGTASELAGPLDGLLPVDLRIPGCPPAPAVIAEHLVAALRDRAAGS from the coding sequence GTGTTCGTCCTGCTCCGCCACCTTCAGCAGCTGCGCCGCTCGGCGGCCCTGCCGCGCACGGCGACGCGCGGCTCGCTCGCCCTGCGCCACGTCGACGCCGGCTCGTGCAACGGCTGCGAGCACGAGCTCGGCGCCGTCACCGGCGTCTACTACGACCTCCAGCAGTACGGGCTCGACGTCGTCGCGTCCCCGCGCCACGCCGACGTGCTCCTGGTCACCGGCGCCGTGACGACGCGGATGGCCGGGCCGCTGCAGGCGGCGTACGCGGCGATGCCCGAGCCGCGGCTGGTCGCCGCGCTCGGCGACTGCGCGCTGGGCCGCGGCGTCCTGGGCACGGCGTCCGAGCTCGCCGGGCCGCTGGACGGCCTGCTGCCCGTCGACCTGCGGATCCCGGGCTGCCCGCCGGCGCCGGCCGTGATCGCGGAGCACCTCGTCGCGGCCCTGCGCGACCGCGCGGCCGGCAGCTAA
- a CDS encoding FAD-linked oxidase C-terminal domain-containing protein: MRDLAASEATPSVTRVSDAPETVFSFATKKGNSVADRLKSRALKEFLARRRGFDVSAMCLSFIGFEGSERHVAAQRRATGRIVAAHGGVCIGSGPGELYDQKKFDTPYIRDYLLDRGALADVSETSAPWSALPHVYEAAMGAGRGAFGELGVKGYIMSHLSHSYHGGACLYFTFAFTPVAGRDALADYDVVKSAIQQAFVDSGATLSHHHAVGTEHARWLEQDISAPGVALVRAVFDAADPGANLNPGKITGAAKPTAAAG, encoded by the coding sequence ATGCGCGACCTGGCCGCCTCGGAGGCCACGCCGTCGGTCACCCGGGTATCCGACGCGCCGGAGACGGTGTTCTCCTTCGCCACCAAGAAGGGCAACTCGGTCGCCGACCGGCTCAAGTCCCGGGCGCTGAAGGAGTTCCTCGCGCGCCGCCGCGGCTTCGACGTGTCGGCGATGTGCCTGTCGTTCATCGGCTTCGAGGGCAGCGAGCGCCACGTCGCCGCGCAGCGGCGTGCCACCGGGCGGATCGTGGCGGCCCACGGCGGCGTGTGCATCGGCAGCGGACCCGGGGAGCTCTACGACCAGAAGAAGTTCGACACCCCGTACATCCGCGACTACCTGCTCGACCGCGGCGCCCTGGCCGACGTGTCGGAGACCTCGGCCCCGTGGAGCGCGCTGCCGCACGTCTACGAGGCGGCGATGGGCGCGGGACGCGGCGCGTTCGGCGAGCTCGGCGTCAAGGGCTACATCATGAGCCATCTGTCGCACTCCTACCACGGGGGCGCCTGCCTGTACTTCACGTTCGCGTTCACGCCGGTCGCCGGGCGCGACGCGCTGGCCGACTACGACGTCGTCAAGTCGGCCATCCAGCAGGCCTTCGTCGACTCGGGCGCGACGCTCTCCCACCACCACGCCGTCGGCACCGAGCACGCGCGCTGGCTCGAGCAGGACATCTCGGCGCCCGGCGTTGCGCTCGTGCGCGCGGTGTTCGACGCCGCCGACCCGGGCGCGAACCTCAACCCCGGCAAGATCACCGGGGCCGCGAAACCCACGGCCGCGGCGGGGTAA
- a CDS encoding lysophospholipid acyltransferase family protein: MADRSPFARLDAPWARRPPARAVREVFLMAVLGPIMDLYTRRRVGGRRHLSGVRGPVVFVANHSSHMDTPTILRSLPRHLRRRTAVAAAADYFYRSRTRAAAVSLAFNTVPMQRHGGGLHPASTQHVDELLQQRWSLLMFAEGTRSRRGDVGRLRSGAAVLAAQHDVALVPVYVGGTHAAMPPGQGWPRREPGRGPGRRHPIEVRFGPPIRPRAGEDRRQVMERVRLFFAESGATTTPAGRGADAAAPALGPRTG, from the coding sequence ATGGCGGATCGCAGCCCGTTCGCACGGCTCGACGCGCCCTGGGCGCGGCGCCCGCCGGCGCGGGCGGTGCGCGAGGTGTTCCTCATGGCCGTGCTCGGCCCGATCATGGACCTCTACACCCGGCGGCGGGTGGGCGGCCGCCGGCACCTGTCCGGCGTGCGCGGGCCGGTGGTCTTCGTCGCCAACCACTCGAGCCACATGGACACGCCGACCATCCTGCGCTCGCTGCCGCGCCACCTGCGCCGGCGCACGGCCGTGGCCGCCGCCGCGGACTACTTCTACCGCAGCCGCACGCGGGCGGCCGCGGTCTCGCTGGCCTTCAACACCGTGCCGATGCAGCGCCACGGCGGCGGCCTGCACCCGGCCTCCACGCAGCACGTCGACGAGCTGCTGCAGCAGCGCTGGAGCCTGCTCATGTTCGCCGAGGGGACCCGCTCGCGCCGCGGCGACGTCGGGCGCCTGCGCTCGGGCGCGGCGGTCCTGGCCGCCCAGCACGACGTCGCGCTGGTCCCCGTCTACGTCGGCGGCACCCACGCCGCGATGCCGCCCGGCCAGGGCTGGCCGCGCCGCGAGCCCGGCCGCGGGCCGGGCCGCCGGCACCCGATCGAGGTGCGCTTCGGGCCGCCGATCCGCCCTCGCGCGGGGGAGGACCGCCGGCAGGTCATGGAGCGCGTGCGCCTGTTCTTCGCCGAGTCCGGGGCGACCACGACGCCCGCCGGCCGCGGCGCCGACGCGGCCGCGCCCGCGCTCGGGCCCCGGACCGGGTAG
- a CDS encoding alpha/beta hydrolase produces MATITDLEGRQVDRANATGLTPVVFIHGLWLLPSSWDRWAAVFEEAGYTPLTPGWPDDPQTVEEANARPEVFAHKTVGQVADHFGEVIGGLVRKPAVIGHSFGGLLTQIIAGRGLAAVSVAIDPAPFRGVLPLPISALKSASPVLGNPANRNRAVPLTYEQFRFGFANAVSEEEATELYREYAVPAAGAPLFQAATANLNPWTEAKVNSKNPERGPLLIISGEKDNTVPWAIANASFKKQKRNPGVTEITEIAGRGHALTIDSGWREVADTALAFVKRFT; encoded by the coding sequence ATGGCCACGATCACCGATCTCGAGGGCCGGCAGGTCGACCGCGCCAACGCGACGGGGCTGACGCCGGTGGTGTTCATCCACGGCCTCTGGCTCCTGCCGAGCAGCTGGGACCGCTGGGCCGCGGTGTTCGAGGAGGCCGGCTACACGCCGCTGACCCCGGGGTGGCCCGACGACCCGCAGACCGTCGAGGAGGCCAACGCCCGCCCGGAGGTCTTCGCCCACAAGACCGTCGGCCAGGTGGCCGACCACTTCGGCGAGGTCATCGGCGGACTCGTCAGGAAGCCCGCCGTCATCGGGCACTCCTTCGGGGGCCTGCTGACCCAGATCATCGCCGGCCGCGGCCTCGCGGCCGTCTCGGTGGCCATCGACCCGGCGCCGTTCCGGGGCGTGCTGCCGCTGCCGATCTCCGCGCTGAAGTCCGCCTCGCCCGTGCTCGGCAACCCGGCCAACCGCAACCGCGCCGTGCCGCTGACCTACGAGCAGTTCCGGTTCGGCTTCGCCAACGCGGTGAGCGAGGAGGAGGCGACCGAGCTGTATCGCGAGTACGCGGTCCCGGCCGCGGGCGCGCCGCTGTTCCAGGCCGCGACCGCCAACCTCAACCCGTGGACGGAGGCCAAGGTCAACAGCAAGAACCCCGAGCGCGGGCCGCTGCTGATCATCTCGGGCGAGAAGGACAACACGGTGCCGTGGGCGATCGCCAACGCCTCGTTCAAGAAGCAGAAGCGCAACCCGGGCGTCACCGAGATCACCGAGATCGCGGGCCGGGGCCACGCGCTGACGATCGACAGCGGCTGGCGCGAGGTCGCCGACACGGCGCTGGCGTTCGTGAAGCGCTTCACCTAG
- a CDS encoding PKD domain-containing protein yields the protein MLGQVGWRRILGAAWLLAVTALGAIGATVASAGWLGAGEPVVNPAGNAVGAPSLAVARDGTAFVAFQHFVGATSRASVIIRGPGGAFGAPRDLSDPNHDAFSPAIAVDRQGNATLAWLDNTDGIRVNFRPAGGDWAATSQLLAAGPIFNGPSVAVGDNGAAVVAWGRNTGGQVTQVEAKIRAGAGQSFGSLLTLSPNAGTGLCRPPKVAMDAAGDMAAIWTRRTSNAGDYHVESAVKPAGGALQPPEPRSPTTGNSDCNVDIHMTPGGNVTAMWDFNDTVNPTFVSYEDRSAPFASGTWGGAAKLSVPSVTSFAPAFSLDEHGDTAATWLAGGQLFSAVRRGSGGFTPAKALSGATGTSPGAVGASPTGDALAAFVGMSNGTDAIFGAHRGPTTDFGEVTPVATTPPGAVSLDSPDVALDDQGNGFAAWERNANNTYSVQVAGYDPVAPAISVLAVPAAGTAGQPVGMAATATDRMSGAAVHFDFGDGGGADGAGVTHVYGAAGAYTVTATATDGAGNRSSAAAVIQIAPAPAGGGGAGGGGGGGPKVTPSVAAVTSLTWDRLSSGSTRIKTLVLERLAGPEKVRLACLGRRLGCRKAATRTITRHGRKLSLTKYVKGMTLRPRAQITLTVTRPGYIARIFKYTMVNRRDPRKTTRCLAPGAKKSRTC from the coding sequence GTGCTCGGTCAGGTCGGTTGGAGAAGGATCCTCGGCGCGGCATGGCTCCTGGCGGTGACCGCGCTCGGCGCGATCGGGGCGACCGTGGCGTCGGCCGGCTGGCTCGGCGCGGGCGAGCCGGTGGTCAACCCGGCGGGCAACGCGGTCGGGGCGCCGTCGCTGGCCGTCGCGCGCGACGGGACGGCCTTCGTCGCCTTCCAGCACTTCGTCGGCGCCACGAGCCGGGCCTCGGTGATCATCCGCGGGCCGGGGGGCGCGTTCGGCGCGCCGCGGGATCTGTCGGATCCCAACCATGACGCGTTCAGCCCGGCGATCGCCGTCGACCGCCAGGGCAACGCGACGTTGGCGTGGCTCGACAACACCGACGGCATCCGCGTGAACTTCCGGCCCGCCGGAGGGGACTGGGCGGCGACCTCGCAGCTGCTCGCCGCCGGGCCGATCTTCAACGGGCCCAGCGTCGCGGTCGGCGACAACGGCGCGGCGGTCGTCGCCTGGGGTCGCAACACCGGGGGGCAGGTCACCCAGGTCGAGGCCAAGATCCGCGCCGGGGCGGGCCAGTCCTTCGGGTCGCTGCTGACCCTGTCGCCCAACGCCGGCACCGGCCTGTGCCGCCCGCCGAAGGTCGCGATGGACGCCGCCGGCGACATGGCGGCAATCTGGACCCGGCGCACGAGCAACGCCGGCGACTACCACGTCGAGTCCGCGGTCAAGCCGGCCGGCGGCGCGCTGCAGCCGCCCGAGCCGCGGTCGCCGACGACGGGCAACTCGGACTGCAACGTCGACATCCACATGACGCCCGGCGGCAACGTGACGGCGATGTGGGACTTCAACGACACCGTCAACCCGACGTTCGTCTCCTACGAGGACCGCAGCGCCCCGTTCGCGAGCGGGACGTGGGGCGGGGCGGCGAAGCTGTCGGTGCCCAGCGTGACGTCGTTCGCCCCGGCCTTCTCGCTCGACGAGCACGGCGACACCGCCGCCACCTGGCTCGCGGGCGGACAGCTGTTCTCCGCGGTCCGCCGGGGCTCGGGCGGCTTCACCCCAGCCAAGGCGCTGTCGGGCGCAACCGGCACGTCGCCAGGCGCGGTCGGCGCGTCGCCGACGGGCGATGCGCTGGCGGCCTTCGTCGGCATGTCCAACGGGACCGATGCGATCTTCGGCGCCCACCGCGGGCCGACCACCGACTTCGGCGAGGTCACCCCGGTCGCCACCACGCCGCCGGGCGCCGTCAGCCTGGACTCGCCCGACGTCGCGCTGGACGACCAGGGCAACGGCTTCGCCGCGTGGGAGCGCAACGCCAACAACACCTACTCGGTGCAGGTCGCCGGCTACGACCCCGTCGCACCGGCGATCTCCGTGCTGGCGGTCCCCGCGGCCGGGACCGCCGGGCAGCCCGTCGGCATGGCCGCCACCGCCACCGACCGCATGTCGGGCGCCGCGGTGCACTTCGACTTCGGCGACGGCGGGGGCGCCGACGGGGCCGGCGTCACGCACGTCTACGGCGCGGCCGGCGCCTACACGGTGACCGCGACCGCCACCGACGGCGCCGGCAATCGCTCGTCCGCGGCGGCCGTCATCCAGATCGCCCCGGCGCCCGCGGGCGGCGGGGGCGCCGGCGGGGGCGGGGGCGGCGGGCCGAAGGTCACGCCGAGCGTGGCCGCGGTGACGTCGCTGACCTGGGACCGCCTGTCCAGCGGCAGCACGCGCATCAAGACCCTCGTGCTCGAACGGCTGGCCGGACCCGAGAAGGTCCGGCTCGCCTGCCTGGGCAGGAGGCTCGGGTGCCGCAAGGCCGCCACGCGGACGATCACCAGGCACGGCCGGAAGCTCAGCCTCACCAAGTACGTCAAGGGCATGACGCTGCGGCCGCGGGCGCAGATCACGCTGACCGTCACCCGCCCGGGCTACATCGCGCGGATCTTCAAGTACACGATGGTCAACCGTCGCGACCCGAGGAAGACCACCCGCTGCCTGGCGCCGGGGGCGAAGAAGTCGCGGACCTGCTGA
- a CDS encoding LuxR C-terminal-related transcriptional regulator: protein MTDAMHVFVVEPHPIFRRGLTECLRSLQAVGRVTESAEVAEAIAHPAFADADVVVVDHELPGTRGLLRARDGQGDGVIVLLADSYGDIREAVEAGAIGFLSRSTLTPESLAGAVQAAANGTRVVTPGLLAGLAGRRPAATGTAVGAGGPPGASWLSGREQQVLTLIADGLPTREVAQRLSYSERTVKNVLHDVVIKLGARSRSQAVAHAVRDGLI, encoded by the coding sequence ATGACCGACGCGATGCACGTCTTCGTCGTCGAGCCCCATCCGATCTTCCGGCGCGGGCTGACAGAGTGCCTGCGGTCGCTGCAGGCCGTCGGGCGCGTCACCGAGTCCGCCGAGGTGGCCGAGGCGATCGCCCATCCGGCCTTCGCCGACGCCGACGTCGTCGTCGTCGACCACGAGCTCCCGGGCACGCGAGGCCTGCTGCGGGCCCGCGACGGCCAGGGCGACGGCGTCATCGTCCTGCTGGCCGACAGCTACGGCGACATCCGCGAGGCCGTCGAGGCCGGCGCCATCGGGTTCCTGTCGCGCAGCACGCTGACCCCCGAGTCGCTCGCCGGCGCGGTGCAGGCGGCGGCCAACGGGACGCGCGTCGTGACGCCGGGGCTGCTGGCCGGGCTCGCGGGCCGGCGGCCGGCCGCGACGGGCACGGCGGTCGGCGCCGGCGGACCCCCGGGCGCCTCCTGGCTCAGCGGCCGCGAGCAGCAGGTCCTCACGCTCATCGCCGATGGGCTGCCGACCCGCGAGGTGGCCCAGCGGCTGTCCTACAGCGAGCGGACCGTCAAGAACGTGCTGCACGACGTCGTGATCAAGCTGGGGGCCCGGAGCCGCTCGCAGGCCGTCGCCCATGCGGTGCGCGACGGGCTGATCTGA
- a CDS encoding Pvc16 family protein: protein MALIVDVPLNTSIADLDEALRTLLRRELERHGFEGVDVAFDAPSKEWSGKLTSPTVDLFLYDLREALDRTVATPTEQRGNGQTVVHQPPMRLELTYAVTAWTQAVEDEHRLLSQVLAILISHRKLPADVLEGRPGGPRLPEIATSVGRPREEKADFWTSVGGQYKASIDLVAHLPVESGATFVRGPEVRTQTLRVGVAEGGRGTLTELHRCGGTVLDAEGEPVRDAWVALPDSGRWTATDRDGRFRLGRVPSGEQRVIVRTAAGDEAEAVVTVPGPGADLVVGGRPKRRSGKRDDDGT from the coding sequence ATGGCGCTCATCGTCGACGTCCCGCTGAACACCAGCATCGCCGACCTCGACGAGGCGCTGCGCACGCTCCTGCGCCGCGAGCTGGAGCGCCACGGCTTCGAGGGCGTCGACGTGGCCTTCGACGCGCCGTCGAAGGAGTGGTCGGGCAAGCTGACCAGCCCGACCGTCGACCTCTTCCTCTACGACCTGCGCGAGGCGCTGGACCGCACGGTCGCCACGCCGACCGAGCAGCGCGGCAACGGCCAGACCGTCGTGCACCAGCCGCCGATGCGCCTCGAGCTGACCTACGCGGTGACCGCGTGGACCCAGGCGGTGGAGGACGAGCACCGCCTGCTGTCCCAGGTGCTGGCGATCCTCATCTCGCACCGCAAGCTGCCCGCCGACGTGCTCGAGGGCCGGCCCGGCGGCCCGCGCCTGCCCGAGATCGCGACGTCCGTGGGCCGCCCGCGCGAGGAGAAGGCCGACTTCTGGACGTCGGTCGGCGGTCAGTACAAGGCGTCGATCGACCTCGTGGCCCACCTGCCGGTCGAGTCGGGCGCGACCTTCGTGCGCGGTCCCGAGGTGCGCACCCAGACGCTGCGCGTGGGGGTGGCCGAGGGCGGCCGCGGGACGCTGACCGAGCTGCACCGCTGCGGCGGCACCGTGCTCGACGCCGAGGGCGAGCCCGTCCGCGACGCGTGGGTCGCCCTCCCGGACTCCGGGCGCTGGACGGCGACCGACCGCGACGGGCGGTTCCGGCTCGGCCGCGTGCCCTCCGGCGAGCAGCGCGTGATCGTCCGGACCGCCGCCGGCGACGAGGCCGAGGCCGTCGTCACGGTGCCCGGGCCGGGGGCCGATCTCGTCGTCGGAGGGCGGCCGAAGCGACGGTCGGGCAAGCGCGACGACGACGGCACGTGA